The window AATGCAATTCGCCCAACTATTCTAAAAAGTACTCTATTGGGAAAATACAAATAACCTATGTGGTCAATTAGCATAGAAGCAGCAGCAATGAGCTTTAAAAGATTGGACTTAGATTTTGTAAGCTTTTTTGACATAAGCACAAATAAAGGTAGTGTATTTAAATTTGAAATTATTTTTTCCACAAATAACTCTCCCTTCAAACTAAATAAGGTAATTTGATTGTATATTTCTACTTTACGAGTCTAAAATCCTTTTTAAATATGTTTACTACCTTTAAAAAATTGTTGCTATAAAAAAATAAGGCTGCCACACTCCCTTTTAATTCGGAAAAGTGCAGCAACCTCGTTTTCTTTGAACTTCAAATATTATTCGCACCAAACTTTGCTAAAGTAGTGCTTAAGCTGTCTTGCATCCTTCTTGCTTCCCACTATTTCAAAAGTTCCTGTAAACTCAATGTCCTCTGATGATGCACCTATCATAACCTCAACAACTCCAGGTGTCACTACCCTGTTCATACCATAGTCATAGAACGCAAACAAGTCTGGATAGAGTTCAAATACAACATTCTTCTTCTCACCAGGTTTTAGATGAACTCTCTTGTAGCCTTTTAGCTCTTTGACAGGTCTGGTTACCAAATACTCTTCCTTTCTTGTGTAAAGCTGTACAATCTCGTCTCCTTCGTATTTTCCTGTATTCTCAATTTCAATGGATATTTTTATGCTCTCGTCCATGCCAATTTTTTCTTTTTCAATAGCAAAGTTTTTGTACTCAAAAGTGGTATATGAAAGCCCATAGCCAAATGGCAAAAGCGGTTTTGTTGACATCTCAACATAATCCCTATGCCAGCAAGACTTTCCCCCAGATGGTTTGTGTCCATAGTAAACTGGAACCTGACCAACATCTCGTGGGAATGAAATTGCAAGTTTACCACCTGGGTTGTAATCCCCAAACAGAACATCTGCAACAGCATTTGCACCTTCCTCACCTGGGAACCATGCCTCAAGCACAGCTTTGACATTTTCCATAATCCCGTCAAGTGCAACCGGCCTACCATTTACTAAAACCACAACTGTGTTTGGATTTACACTTACAATCTCTTTTACTAAATCCTCTTGAACGCCAGGCAGTCTTAAAGATGCTCTGTCTCTTGACTCGCCAGATGTACAGTCAAGTCTTAAACCTGCCTTGTCGCCAACAACCAAAATTACCGCATCTGCGTCCGCTGCTGCTTTTTTTGCTTCCTCAAATCCTGACCTATCTTGTGAATTCACATCGCAACCTTTTGCATACACAACTTCAGTATTGCTCGAAACCTTGTCCTTTATCGCTTCAAAAATAGACTTCATGTTGATTACGTTTCTAACAAACTCTTCTTCGTTGCCAACTCCTTTGTCTTCTTTGATGAAGAACATCTCAAGAGTTGCTATGTGAGCAGGGTACGAATAGTCACCCAAAAGATTTCTCACAGAATTTGCATTTGGACCAATTACTGCAATCTTCTTTAAATCCTTTGAAAGTGGCAGGAAATTGTCATTCTTCAAAAGTACCATAGACTCTTGTGCAACTTTTCTTGAAAGCTGTCTCTGTTCTTTGTTATCAAATAGCTCTACAATACCATCAGTTTTGATATATGGATTGTCAAAAAGCCCAAGTCTGAACTTCATCTCTAAAACTCTTTTTACTGCTGCATCAACCAAAGTCATGTCAAATTTGCC is drawn from Caldicellulosiruptor naganoensis and contains these coding sequences:
- a CDS encoding glycoside hydrolase family 3 N-terminal domain-containing protein, translating into MSIEKKVNDLLQKMTIEEKVYQLTSILIQDILENDKFSPQKAKEKLPHGIGQITRLAGASNLSPQEAAKTANEIQKFLIENTRLGIPAMIHEESCSGFMAKGATVFPQSIGVACTFDNEIVEELAKVIRTQMKAVGAHQALAPLIDVARDARWGRVEETFGEDPYLVANMAVSYVKGLQGDDIKEGIVATGKHFVGYAMSEGGMNWAPVHIPERELREVYLYPFEVAVKVAGLKSIMPAYHEIDGIPCHANRKLLTDIARNEWGFDGIYVSDYSGVRNLLDYHKSVKTYEEAAALSLWAGLDIELPKIECFTEEFIKALKEGKFDMTLVDAAVKRVLEMKFRLGLFDNPYIKTDGIVELFDNKEQRQLSRKVAQESMVLLKNDNFLPLSKDLKKIAVIGPNANSVRNLLGDYSYPAHIATLEMFFIKEDKGVGNEEEFVRNVINMKSIFEAIKDKVSSNTEVVYAKGCDVNSQDRSGFEEAKKAAADADAVILVVGDKAGLRLDCTSGESRDRASLRLPGVQEDLVKEIVSVNPNTVVVLVNGRPVALDGIMENVKAVLEAWFPGEEGANAVADVLFGDYNPGGKLAISFPRDVGQVPVYYGHKPSGGKSCWHRDYVEMSTKPLLPFGYGLSYTTFEYKNFAIEKEKIGMDESIKISIEIENTGKYEGDEIVQLYTRKEEYLVTRPVKELKGYKRVHLKPGEKKNVVFELYPDLFAFYDYGMNRVVTPGVVEVMIGASSEDIEFTGTFEIVGSKKDARQLKHYFSKVWCE